In one window of Candidatus Hydrogenedens sp. DNA:
- a CDS encoding superoxide dismutase has protein sequence MSTSRREFLLASSSIITASSIIGAPVFAQTGNGSREHKLPELPYAYDALEPYIDARTMELHHSKHHAGYVKGLNTAEKALEEARAKNDFTLIQHWSKQAAFHGGGHFLHSMFWKVMASPGNGGGGKPSGELLELIERDFGSYDAFQNQFSSAANAVEGGGWALLHYRPADGRLIVLQAENQHKLTSWGTFPILGIDVWEHAYYLKYQNNRAEYVKAWWNVVNWSQVQKNLEALKGLAL, from the coding sequence ATGAGTACTTCACGTAGAGAATTTTTGTTAGCAAGCAGTTCAATAATAACTGCCAGTTCGATTATTGGAGCCCCAGTATTTGCTCAGACAGGGAACGGGAGTCGAGAGCATAAACTTCCAGAATTACCGTATGCATATGATGCATTGGAGCCGTATATTGATGCGAGGACAATGGAATTGCACCATTCAAAACATCATGCGGGGTATGTTAAGGGGCTAAATACAGCAGAAAAGGCTCTTGAGGAGGCAAGGGCAAAGAATGATTTTACATTGATTCAACATTGGTCTAAGCAGGCAGCGTTCCATGGAGGTGGACATTTTCTTCACAGTATGTTCTGGAAGGTTATGGCTTCGCCGGGAAATGGTGGAGGTGGAAAACCTTCTGGTGAACTTCTGGAATTGATTGAGCGTGATTTTGGTTCATATGATGCCTTTCAGAATCAATTTTCTTCTGCGGCGAATGCGGTAGAAGGTGGTGGATGGGCGTTGTTACATTATCGACCTGCGGATGGACGACTTATTGTTCTTCAAGCAGAGAATCAGCATAAACTGACATCATGGGGCACATTTCCTATTTTAGGAATTGATGTTTGGGAGCATGCCTATTATTTGAAGTACCAAAATAACCGTGCTGAATATGTGAAGGCTTGGTGGAATGTTGTGAATTGGAGTCAAGTACAAAAAAATCTTGAGGCTTTGAAAGGAT
- the hcp gene encoding hydroxylamine reductase, with translation MFCDQCEQTFNGTGCTVKGVCGKDADMESLQKTLLYGLKGMSAYKHHARRLGKTDPEIEEFIERALFATMTNVNFDMQHLLELVLECGQMNLKTMQLLNDAHVETFGTPSPTKVKEGIQEGPGILITGHDLLDLKQLLEQTKGTGIKVYTHGEMLPAHMYPKLREYPHFAGHYGGAWQLQRKEFERFGGPIVVTTNCVLIPTSHNTYLDRLFTLHCTGVPGAPRLNDGDFSTVIKKALEIGPLQPTEIKESTVGFHWTYILSIADKLIDLIKAGKIKHIFLIGGCDGAEPGRNYFAEFAQNTPKESLILTLGCGKYRIRNYDYGEVEGIPRLLDMGQCNDSYGAIQTALALAKVFNCSVNDLPLTLVVSWFEQKAVAVLLTLLSLGIKGIRLGPALPAFITPNVLKMLQEKYDLKPIGANASEDVKQILQKVL, from the coding sequence ATGTTTTGCGACCAATGTGAACAAACCTTCAACGGTACTGGTTGTACTGTAAAAGGTGTCTGTGGTAAGGATGCTGATATGGAATCCTTACAAAAAACTTTACTGTATGGCTTAAAAGGAATGTCCGCATATAAGCATCATGCACGTCGCTTAGGTAAAACAGACCCTGAAATTGAAGAATTTATCGAAAGGGCTCTATTTGCAACAATGACCAACGTTAATTTCGATATGCAACACCTTCTTGAATTAGTTCTTGAATGTGGGCAAATGAACTTAAAAACAATGCAACTTCTCAATGATGCCCATGTCGAAACTTTCGGCACACCATCACCAACAAAAGTAAAAGAAGGTATCCAAGAAGGTCCTGGAATTCTGATCACAGGACACGACTTATTAGATTTGAAACAATTATTGGAACAAACAAAGGGCACTGGAATTAAAGTATATACTCATGGTGAAATGTTACCAGCCCACATGTATCCAAAATTACGAGAATACCCCCATTTTGCTGGTCATTACGGCGGTGCATGGCAACTTCAACGGAAAGAATTTGAAAGATTCGGCGGTCCCATAGTTGTCACTACAAACTGTGTGCTTATTCCTACAAGTCATAATACCTATCTTGACCGATTATTTACACTTCATTGCACAGGTGTTCCAGGTGCCCCTCGTCTTAATGACGGAGACTTCTCCACCGTGATAAAAAAAGCACTTGAAATAGGTCCTCTTCAACCAACTGAAATAAAGGAAAGCACGGTTGGCTTCCATTGGACATATATCCTCTCCATTGCAGACAAATTAATCGACCTTATAAAAGCAGGTAAAATTAAACATATATTCCTTATTGGCGGTTGCGACGGTGCAGAACCTGGTCGCAACTATTTCGCCGAGTTTGCACAAAATACCCCTAAAGAATCCCTTATTCTTACATTAGGTTGTGGAAAATATCGTATCCGCAATTACGACTATGGAGAAGTAGAAGGTATCCCAAGATTATTAGATATGGGACAATGCAACGACTCTTATGGAGCCATTCAAACCGCTCTTGCCCTTGCAAAAGTCTTTAATTGCAGTGTAAATGATTTGCCACTAACTCTTGTTGTTAGTTGGTTCGAACAAAAAGCAGTTGCTGTATTATTAACTTTATTATCCTTAGGCATAAAAGGCATCCGATTAGGTCCTGCCCTACCTGCTTTTATCACACCAAATGTATTGAAAATGTTACAAGAAAAATACGACTTAAAGCCGATTGGTGCTAACGCCAGCGAAGATGTAAAGCAAATACTCCAAAAAGTATTATAA
- a CDS encoding Rrf2 family transcriptional regulator produces MFSKTTITAIQALAYIAIHQKEKPVSHIELTKYIPVSTSYLSKIMTLLTKARFLNAHRGPSGGFMLSVPPDQITLLEIVETCEGKILGDYCKDTDDLDHVCAFHKAMYQVRSSLIYTLKSWTLEKIIQKPLPDGQLANIPNCKMKCVYPNHLHQKRMSIHKKINKS; encoded by the coding sequence ATGTTTAGCAAAACTACAATTACAGCCATACAAGCCTTAGCATATATCGCAATTCACCAGAAAGAGAAACCTGTATCCCATATCGAACTTACTAAGTATATACCTGTATCGACGTCCTACCTATCCAAAATCATGACCCTTCTAACAAAAGCCAGGTTTTTAAATGCACATCGCGGCCCCTCTGGTGGGTTTATGTTAAGTGTCCCCCCCGATCAGATTACACTACTCGAAATTGTCGAAACTTGTGAAGGTAAAATTTTAGGTGATTACTGCAAAGACACCGATGACTTAGACCATGTTTGTGCATTTCACAAAGCAATGTATCAAGTACGTTCATCCTTAATATATACATTAAAATCATGGACATTAGAGAAAATAATTCAAAAACCCTTACCAGATGGACAACTCGCCAATATCCCTAATTGCAAAATGAAATGTGTATATCCAAACCACCTGCACCAAAAAAGAATGTCAATACATAAAAAAATCAACAAATCCTAA
- the rsgA gene encoding ribosome small subunit-dependent GTPase A: MKKKKLEKRKRSETRIKNWEDRYDDSFSKDSFRLRKATVHLPDNQPEINLPQDFEPNATVTSHSKKWAFVFLDLANGTEETLCKIDERLKEKDSSLIAPGDRVLVEFEDNGEAIIRGIAPRKSKLSRLSVDREGPPEQVIAANVDILFIVASIKQPTFKPGLIDRFLIVAENGKVEPILVINKIDLANTLPEEIDVYKNLGLKIIFTSCVTKQGIEEIVRLLENKTGVLSGHSGVGKTSLLKCICPEVDAITLEISKKTEKGKHATTSTKLYHLPNGGKLIDTPGIRSLGFWNIDPASLDYYFPEISQYADSCRFNDCSHTHEPECAVREAVKNKEIPLIRYESYLRIRKSIEQDGITPGRLRKENILPQDILPNK, translated from the coding sequence GTGAAAAAGAAAAAATTAGAGAAAAGGAAAAGGTCTGAAACACGAATAAAAAACTGGGAAGACCGTTATGATGACTCATTTTCAAAGGACTCATTCCGCCTTAGAAAAGCCACTGTGCATCTTCCAGACAATCAACCCGAAATAAATCTTCCTCAAGACTTTGAACCGAATGCAACAGTAACGTCCCATTCGAAAAAATGGGCTTTTGTTTTTTTAGACTTAGCCAATGGAACGGAAGAAACGTTATGTAAAATAGATGAACGCTTGAAAGAGAAAGATTCAAGTCTTATCGCCCCAGGTGACCGCGTTTTGGTGGAATTTGAAGACAACGGGGAAGCTATTATTCGTGGGATTGCCCCTCGAAAATCAAAATTAAGCCGACTTTCCGTAGACCGAGAAGGTCCACCAGAACAGGTCATTGCCGCTAACGTAGACATCTTGTTTATTGTCGCATCCATAAAACAACCTACATTTAAACCTGGGCTTATTGACCGATTCCTTATCGTTGCTGAAAATGGAAAGGTTGAGCCTATCCTTGTGATAAACAAAATTGACCTCGCCAATACTTTGCCAGAAGAAATCGATGTTTACAAAAATTTAGGGTTAAAAATTATTTTTACCAGTTGTGTTACAAAACAAGGTATAGAAGAGATTGTCCGTTTATTAGAAAACAAAACAGGCGTCTTATCTGGACATAGCGGTGTAGGAAAAACTTCATTATTGAAGTGTATTTGTCCTGAAGTAGATGCGATAACCCTCGAAATAAGCAAAAAAACAGAAAAAGGGAAACATGCCACAACATCAACCAAATTATACCATCTCCCTAATGGCGGAAAATTAATTGACACCCCAGGAATACGGTCCCTCGGATTTTGGAATATTGACCCTGCCTCTCTTGACTATTACTTCCCCGAAATATCCCAGTACGCCGATTCCTGTCGCTTTAATGATTGTTCACATACCCATGAGCCAGAATGTGCTGTACGTGAAGCCGTAAAGAACAAAGAAATACCCCTTATTCGTTATGAATCCTACCTCCGAATTCGGAAAAGCATCGAACAAGACGGCATTACCCCAGGTCGGTTACGAAAAGAAAATATTTTACCCCAAGATATTCTTCCCAATAAATAG
- a CDS encoding PhoPQ-activated protein PqaA family protein, with product MTNRQIYITTTISVLIVFLATSLISYGDLKSYVSKPDPSYKYEIIEVKEIEGCQAKIIQLTSQTWQNIVWTHWLILLCPPDSKNSDIAMLIINGGSNNQKEPRLNSMEVKIASMVAKKTSSIIAVLFQVPNQPLFDGRNEDEIISYTYDKYLNGEGDDWPLLLPMVKSAVRAMDTIQAVQKNSDNHEIKRFILTGGSKRGWTTWLTSATGDPRVVAIAPVVIDVLNMKQQMLHQLECYGTFSSEIEDYTRLKIPQRMHTPKGEQLLSIVDPYSYRNSMTLPKLIILGTNDPYWTVDSANLYFPDFPPPKYLCYQPNTGHDIHPTGVATLAEFFMTIKNHGTFPTVTWNISRNNTITVKWDNPQGTAYLWKADSNNRDFRNSKWESMPIKGKQKAKAKLKPPKDGWTAYYIEVRFPGSFDNPFSICTQMKVLPDNKYPFIVDKENIKAIPATTASK from the coding sequence ATGACAAATCGACAGATTTACATCACTACTACTATCTCTGTTTTAATAGTTTTTCTGGCTACTTCATTAATCTCTTATGGAGACCTAAAAAGTTACGTCTCAAAGCCTGACCCATCATATAAATATGAAATCATCGAAGTAAAAGAGATTGAAGGTTGTCAGGCAAAAATCATACAACTTACTTCCCAAACTTGGCAAAATATAGTCTGGACACATTGGCTCATTCTACTTTGTCCACCAGACTCAAAAAATTCAGATATTGCTATGCTAATCATCAATGGCGGTTCAAATAACCAAAAAGAGCCACGATTAAATTCTATGGAAGTAAAAATTGCCTCAATGGTCGCTAAAAAAACCTCCTCTATCATTGCAGTTCTCTTTCAAGTACCGAACCAACCCTTGTTCGACGGAAGAAATGAAGATGAAATTATTTCTTACACCTATGATAAATATCTCAATGGTGAAGGTGATGATTGGCCTCTTCTCCTTCCAATGGTCAAAAGTGCAGTCCGTGCTATGGACACAATCCAGGCAGTCCAAAAAAATAGCGACAACCATGAAATAAAACGTTTCATCCTTACTGGTGGTTCAAAAAGAGGATGGACAACATGGTTAACTTCCGCAACTGGTGACCCACGAGTAGTAGCCATTGCTCCCGTAGTTATTGATGTCCTTAATATGAAACAACAAATGTTACACCAACTCGAATGTTATGGTACATTCAGTAGTGAAATTGAAGATTACACCCGATTAAAAATTCCCCAAAGAATGCACACTCCAAAAGGTGAACAACTTCTAAGTATTGTTGACCCTTATAGTTATCGTAATTCCATGACATTGCCTAAACTAATTATCCTCGGAACAAACGACCCGTACTGGACTGTAGATTCCGCAAATCTGTATTTCCCAGACTTCCCCCCACCAAAATATTTATGTTACCAACCCAATACTGGACATGATATACATCCCACAGGAGTTGCCACGTTAGCTGAATTCTTTATGACTATTAAAAACCACGGAACCTTCCCCACAGTAACATGGAACATTTCCAGAAATAACACCATTACCGTGAAATGGGATAACCCTCAAGGGACAGCCTATTTATGGAAAGCAGATTCCAATAATCGCGATTTTAGAAATTCCAAGTGGGAAAGTATGCCAATAAAAGGGAAACAAAAGGCAAAAGCAAAATTAAAGCCCCCCAAAGACGGCTGGACTGCTTACTACATTGAAGTTCGTTTCCCAGGCTCCTTTGACAATCCATTCAGCATTTGCACACAGATGAAAGTTTTACCAGACAACAAATATCCTTTCATTGTTGACAAAGAAAACATAAAAGCGATACCTGCTACTACAGCGTCAAAATAA